From a single Vitis vinifera cultivar Pinot Noir 40024 chromosome 18, ASM3070453v1 genomic region:
- the LOC100264347 gene encoding protein ROOT INITIATION DEFECTIVE 3 translates to MDGTEVVVASSPVDAGISCWDLQSGAEHLRHRSCASPPHGLVCVADRFFASSQLRDSSSSSSSGSIFYWSWSKPQVEVKSFPAEPIKPLAANREGTYIAGGGLSGDIYFWEVASGRLLKKWHAHYRAVTCLVFSDDESLLISGAEDGCVRVWSLFMIFDDLRREEAGHLYEHSFSEHTLRVTDIVTGYGGGNAIIVSASEDRTCKVWSLSTGRLLRNVVFPSIIDAIALDPGEHVFYAGSRDGKIYIAALNAVGSSSNSYGMHIIGSLSDHSKAVTCLAFATDGILLVSGSEDGMVRVWDTKTRNIFRIFKHAKGPVSNILVVRRPNDSNPRNSQTSSKKHGSFLSPPLDKYLNSSDENEDAKVFIGCQTTFSKSVDASYRSCHIIIDQIKELQQQGSSAATEMEMERLKIDSQKSVQMVQQWKKMYENLHQFCVNELLDADHAGVSN, encoded by the exons ATGGACGGAACGGAGGTGGTCGTGGCTTCGTCCCCTGTAGATGCCGGCATCAGTTGCTGGGACCTGCAGTCAGGGGCGGAGCATCTCCGTCATCGGTCCTGCGCTTCTCCTCCTCACGGCCTCGTCTGCGTCGCCGACCGCTTCTTTGCCTCTTCTCAGCTCCGCgactcctcctcctcctcctcctccggCTCCATTTTCTATTGGTCCTGGTCTAAG CCACAGGTGGAAGTTAAGAGCTTTCCCGCTGAACCAATCAAGCCGCTAGCGGCTAACCGTGAGGGAACTTACATTGCTGGAGGGGGTTTATCAGGGGATATATATTTTTGggag GTTGCCAGTGGTAGGCTTCTTAAGAAGTGGCATGCTCATTATAGGGCTGTTACTTGCTTAGTGTTTTCTGATGATGAATCGCTACTTATTTCTGGGGCAGAGGATGGATGCGTGCGGGTTTGGTCCCTTTTCAT gatatttgatgatttgaggAGGGAGGAAGCAGGACACCTATATGAGCATAGTTTCTCTGAGCACACTTTGCGGGTTACTGATATTGTCACGGGCTATGGAGGAGGCAATGCAATTATAGTGTCTGCTTCTGAGGATAGAACCTGTAAG GTTTGGAGCTTGTCTACGGGGAGATTGTTAAGAAATGTTGTATTTCCCTCGATAATTGATGCAATTGCATTGGACCCTGGGGAACATGTTTTCTATGCTGGCAGTAGAGATGGCAAGATATATATTGCTGCACTAAATGCCGTAGGCTCCTCTAGCAACTCTTATGGGATGCATATTATTGGCTCATTGTCTGATCACAG TAAGGCTGTTACTTGCTTAGCATTTGCTACGGATGGGATCTTATTGGTTTCTGGATCAGAGGATGGAATGGTACGAGTCTGGGACACTAAAACCCGTAACATCTTTCGCATTTTCAAGCATGCAAAAG GTCCTGTGAGCAATATTCTTGTTGTTAGGCGACCTAATGACTCAAACCCTCGGAATTCACAAACTTCCTCAAAGAAGCATGGGTCATTCTTATCACCTCCACTTGATAAATATTTGAATTCGTCTGATGAAAATGAAGATGCTAAGGTCTTCATCGGTTGCCAGACTACATTCAGTAAATCTGTGGATGCTTCATACCGCAGTTGTCACATCATTATTGATCAAATCAAAGAACTCCAG CAACAAGGGTCTTCAGCTGCTACTGAAATGGagatggagagattgaagattgatTCCCAAAAATCTGTGCAAATGGTACAACAATGGAAGAAAATGTATGAAAACTTGCATCAATTCTGTGTAAATGAGCTTTTGGATGCAGACCATGCAGGAGTCTCCAATTGA